The sequence TGAGATCAGGCCGAATATCCTTAAGAATACTCAAGACCCTATCATGACCGGCCCGAAACCAAGGAACATTCTTCAGAAACCCCGTCGGGGGCCTGAAGTTCAAGAACGACAATCCACCACCCTCGGAATTATTCAAAATTAATTCCGGCCTCGATATATAGTAGGTTTCATTACAAATTTTCGAAATATTAATCGCAAGATCGTAGAATCCAGGATAAATATTTGGGTCATGGATTGCTATCATGGCGATCTTCATTTCACGATTTAACCAAGAAGCTATAATTCATCACAAATTCCCTGACGGCAGGCAAGTTTGTCAAACGTGGAACTCATTCAACAAGTGAAACACCGGGCCTCGCCATCATCACAGCCAAAGTCGTGCCTTCGATCCAGACCATATCAGCCTTTTCCCGCGTCAGCGCTTGAATCTCCTCGACCGCCTGCGTGACGCCGGGCCAAGTTGCGTAATCATGCCACATGATAACCCCGCCCCTTTCGCCGATCAGGCGGCATGCCGAGCGGGAGTCGGCAATGGCGCAGGCATAGCTGTGACCGGCGTCGATGAAGACCACATCCACACTGCCGTGAAAGGGCGTGAAGTCGAATCGTAGGGAATTGCCGAGAAGCTGAGTGAAGCGGCCATCATCGCCGCGAAACTCCTCACCAATTAGATTACCGACCTTTTTCTGATCCGGCAGTTTAACATCACCCGGGGGCAGGTCGATGCTGACGACCTGAGTCGACGGCGAATTTCGCAGCACATTAAGGGACGTTCTGCCATCAAACGTGCCGAACTCGAAAAAACACTGCGGGCTCCTTGCCAAGACGATCGAGAGAATCGATGCGAGTTCGTAGGTAGTGACCTGCCAATTCTCGCTCGTGACATGAGACAGATTGATCTCGATGCCGCGCGGTATCACATCGGAAAGCGCAACCTTTCTCAGGTGTGGCTGTCTCTTATAGACGCCCATTGCATGGCACATGTTGGACAGACCGACACGCCCCCCCGCTCCGAACAATGCTCGAAAAACGTGAGCTGACCAGGCGACATTTCCCCAGAAAAGCTGTCGGATGAACGGCAATTTGGACATCAATAGGTCTCCGACTCTCTTACTATCGATCCCGACGGGCCAATTCTTCGATCTGCCGCAAGAAACGCTCCTTGCCGAAAGAGAGCTTGGCCCGCCTGGCACCCGCGCCACCAAGCATTTGCCATTCTCGCCGCGAGGCTAGGGCACGGCGGAGGCCTTCCGCAATGGTTGAAAGCTCGACATTTGGGAGAACCCAGCCTTCCCTCCCGTCCGTGACGATCTCACTGGGGCCGCCGAGGCCGTGCACAAGCACCGGCTTGCCGCTGGCCATCGCCTCGATGATGGTCAGACCGAACGGTTCGGGATCGACCCGCACATTGGCGATGATGTCGCTGGCGGCGAAGAACGAGCGCAGGTCCGTCTGCGGTCCGGCGAGGTGGACACGGCCGCTCAGGCCAAGTTCGTCGATCCGGCGCCGCAGATGATCGCCATAGTCGCCCTCCACCGGCCCCCCGCAGAGCAGCAGGTGAAACGGGGTTCCGCTCTGGGCGAGCGCCTCGATCAGCCGATCCTGCCCCTTGGAAGGCGTCAACCGCGCGAACAGCCCGACAACCGGCGCGTCCATCGGAATGCCGAAGGCGTCGCGCACCGGCCGCGGATCGCCATTGGGCGCAAAATAGGTCGTATCCACGCCAAGATGGACGACATGGCGCTCATGTCGTCCCGGTCCGAAGGTCGAGTCGGTGAAGTGGGAGTTGGCAACCGGGACCATGCCGAGGCGGAACACCAGGCGATAGATCCGCCGGTTGAGGTCGAACGGCACCTCATTGCCAACCGCATTGGGCACCAGCCATAACGCCCGCAGCTTCGCCCGGCGCGCCACCAGCGCCGCAAGCAGCGTTTCCGGGGGCGACTGGATGATCAGCGTGTGGACGCCGCGCTCCTTCGCCAGTCGCGTAAGCCAGTTCAAATAGGACAATTGTCCACCGACCCGACGCAGCATGGAGCCGAGCTTGCGCCAGCGACCGGCCGTGACGGACGGCACGGAAGCCGGTAGCGGGGAGGTCACCACGGTCAGTTCGGGATAGGCGGCCTGCCAATCCGCAGCATGGTGGGCATCCAGCACGGCCAGAATGACCTTCCAGCCACGTTTCGCGAAGCCGCGCAGCACGTCGTCCCAGACCTGCCCGACGCCATAATGCCGGGGCGCACCGACGACGAGGCACAGCAGAACCCGATCGCGCCCCGTCGACGTCACGGCGCCCGAACTCGTTGCGCCTGTGCTGACGGCGCCCGCGCTCATGGCGCTGCCTTCTCCGGCACGACCACGCGGCCACCTTCCAGCCGGACCACCATGTCGCACCCCTCAAGCGTCGACAGGCGGTGGGCGATGATGAGGATGGTGAGCTGCCGGTCCAGCCGCTCAATGGCCTGCATGACCGCCGCCTCGGTCTCGTTGTCGAGCGCGCTGGTCGCCTCGTCGAATACGAGCACCGAGGCCTGCTTGTACAGCGCGCGGGCGATACCGATGCGCTGGCGCTGGCCGCCCGAGAGCTGGATGCCGCGCTCGCCCACCCGCGTCTCGTAGCCTTTGGGCAGGGTCTCGATCACTTCCGTCAGTTCCGCCTGCTCGGCCGCGCGGCGGACCCACGCGTAATCAATCTCCGCCGGCCGCACCCCGAAGGCGATGTTCTCCGCGACGCTCGCATCCGAGAGGAAGATCGCCTGCGGCACATGGGCGATGTGGCGCTGCCAGCCATGACGGTTGGCCGCCGTCAGCGCGACGCCGTCGACCCGGATTTCGCCCTGCGTCGGCTCGAGCAACCCGATGATGATGTCCATCAGGGTCGACTTGCCGCTGCCGGTCTTGCCGGCGATGCCGAGCCGCGCGCCACGGGGAATGGTGAGGCTCACATCGACCAGCGCCGGGCGCGCGCCTTCGGCATAGCGGTAGCCGACCCGGTCAATGGTGAGCGCCTTCTCGAAGGTGAGCGAAACAGCTTTGGAAGGCACCGTAGGCACCGGCCGCTGCAGCAGATCGGCGAGGTCGAACAGCACCTGCCGGTTGCCGATTGTGGTCGCCCAGCCCGAATAGATCTGCTGCAGCAGCGGAAGCAGGCGCTGGGCGCCGAGCGCCAGCGCCCCCAGGACCGGGAGAATCTGCGTCAGGCCGCCCGCGCCCAGCGCGGCGACGCAGGCGACGATGGCGACGACCACGATCCCCAGCGCTTCGACCACGTGGCGCGGCGACATGGACGCAAGGGCGGTGGTGGTGCGGGCATCGCGTATATCGGCTTCCGCGCGGTCGTAAGCCTCGGTGAAAACCGATTGCGAGCGATCGAGCAGGATGTCGCGGATGCCGCCGATCCCCTCCTGCATGACCTTGAAGCGCATCCCCTGGGCGCGGGCAATGATTGTGCTGTTGCGGCGAAGCCGGGCGCGGCTGACCATGGATGTGCCGACATAGATGGCGGTCAACGCCACACCGGAGGTAACGGCGACCCGGGGGTCGATCCACACCAGCCCCGCCACGATGAACAGGGCGAGAATCAGCGAGACCACCGCC is a genomic window of Ancylobacter sp. IITR112 containing:
- a CDS encoding class I SAM-dependent methyltransferase is translated as MSKLPFIRQLFWGNVAWSAHVFRALFGAGGRVGLSNMCHAMGVYKRQPHLRKVALSDVIPRGIEINLSHVTSENWQVTTYELASILSIVLARSPQCFFEFGTFDGRTSLNVLRNSPSTQVVSIDLPPGDVKLPDQKKVGNLIGEEFRGDDGRFTQLLGNSLRFDFTPFHGSVDVVFIDAGHSYACAIADSRSACRLIGERGGVIMWHDYATWPGVTQAVEEIQALTREKADMVWIEGTTLAVMMARPGVSLVE
- a CDS encoding glycosyltransferase family 4 protein, with the translated sequence MSAGAVSTGATSSGAVTSTGRDRVLLCLVVGAPRHYGVGQVWDDVLRGFAKRGWKVILAVLDAHHAADWQAAYPELTVVTSPLPASVPSVTAGRWRKLGSMLRRVGGQLSYLNWLTRLAKERGVHTLIIQSPPETLLAALVARRAKLRALWLVPNAVGNEVPFDLNRRIYRLVFRLGMVPVANSHFTDSTFGPGRHERHVVHLGVDTTYFAPNGDPRPVRDAFGIPMDAPVVGLFARLTPSKGQDRLIEALAQSGTPFHLLLCGGPVEGDYGDHLRRRIDELGLSGRVHLAGPQTDLRSFFAASDIIANVRVDPEPFGLTIIEAMASGKPVLVHGLGGPSEIVTDGREGWVLPNVELSTIAEGLRRALASRREWQMLGGAGARRAKLSFGKERFLRQIEELARRDR
- a CDS encoding ABC transporter ATP-binding protein, which gives rise to MTESRTDRTLVQAGRELYRELSPALRRTLLPLLGLMLIGAFAELFNLGAVVVFLSIIAEPQSIARFPVLPGLLSAIGADTPAEWTYVVTGLFCLCVLFAAAIRLLLLKKTVSFGFDASCELGSRLFAMTLHQDYIYHTRQNSSEILAAVNKAQQITGEVLLPAMQAVVSLILALFIVAGLVWIDPRVAVTSGVALTAIYVGTSMVSRARLRRNSTIIARAQGMRFKVMQEGIGGIRDILLDRSQSVFTEAYDRAEADIRDARTTTALASMSPRHVVEALGIVVVAIVACVAALGAGGLTQILPVLGALALGAQRLLPLLQQIYSGWATTIGNRQVLFDLADLLQRPVPTVPSKAVSLTFEKALTIDRVGYRYAEGARPALVDVSLTIPRGARLGIAGKTGSGKSTLMDIIIGLLEPTQGEIRVDGVALTAANRHGWQRHIAHVPQAIFLSDASVAENIAFGVRPAEIDYAWVRRAAEQAELTEVIETLPKGYETRVGERGIQLSGGQRQRIGIARALYKQASVLVFDEATSALDNETEAAVMQAIERLDRQLTILIIAHRLSTLEGCDMVVRLEGGRVVVPEKAAP